In one Coriobacteriia bacterium genomic region, the following are encoded:
- a CDS encoding HAMP domain-containing histidine kinase yields the protein MSDAGARGSRPRPSTASRARAYVVGGTLLSLVVAFGVFAAVWSQYAIGRRTDDLARQVAVLAKGQAAAEQLDEAVSATTRDRMLRIEAGLIGAALVVTDDSGKVLRSTAGTSAAPLPLGRLKPTQVADVSAARLRTGAGVPVVMVATPMDGGHVLVAIQGLAEIGRAQTGLLALAGLSLVVAAVVAFVAGGVLARRLTAPLVRLESAADHVAAGELGTQVAEEGDAETASLARSFNRMSSRVADAYAAQKAFVGDVSHEIRTPLTSIRGFAQALLDGVVSEPDKRTHALEVIRDEADRIAEMSSTLLALAELDAGSVRLACTPVDVATVRDALAGRFVATADDAGVTLALELDDNARPLGDVDRVVQVVSAIVGNAIGHTPSGGTVRVRAVAEGGAWVVRVADSGPGVPVADRARIFERFARLDSSRTSSSGGAGLGLSIASRFVELMGGTISVGDSDLGGAEFAVTLPLARS from the coding sequence GTGAGCGACGCCGGCGCCCGGGGCTCGCGTCCGCGGCCGAGCACGGCGTCGCGCGCCCGCGCGTACGTGGTCGGTGGCACGCTACTCTCGCTCGTCGTCGCGTTCGGGGTGTTCGCTGCGGTGTGGTCGCAGTACGCCATCGGGCGGCGCACCGACGACCTCGCGCGACAGGTCGCCGTTCTCGCGAAGGGCCAGGCGGCCGCCGAGCAACTCGACGAGGCCGTCTCGGCGACCACTCGCGACCGCATGCTGCGCATCGAGGCCGGGCTTATCGGCGCAGCGCTCGTCGTCACCGATGACAGCGGCAAGGTGCTGCGCTCGACGGCCGGCACTTCCGCCGCGCCGCTGCCGCTCGGGCGGCTCAAGCCCACGCAGGTCGCGGACGTGAGCGCGGCTCGGCTGCGCACCGGTGCAGGCGTGCCGGTCGTGATGGTCGCGACGCCGATGGACGGCGGGCACGTGCTCGTCGCCATCCAGGGGCTCGCCGAGATCGGCCGCGCCCAGACCGGGCTACTCGCACTGGCGGGACTATCGCTTGTCGTCGCTGCCGTCGTCGCGTTCGTCGCCGGCGGCGTGCTGGCGCGTCGGCTCACCGCGCCGCTCGTGCGGCTTGAGTCCGCCGCCGATCACGTCGCGGCAGGCGAGCTGGGCACTCAGGTCGCCGAGGAGGGCGACGCCGAGACCGCGTCGCTGGCGCGCTCGTTTAACCGCATGTCCTCACGCGTGGCTGACGCGTACGCGGCGCAGAAGGCGTTCGTGGGCGACGTCAGCCACGAGATCCGCACGCCGCTGACGTCCATCCGAGGTTTCGCGCAGGCGCTTCTCGACGGCGTGGTGAGCGAACCTGACAAGCGAACCCACGCGCTCGAAGTCATCCGAGACGAGGCCGACCGTATCGCCGAGATGTCGTCGACGCTGCTGGCGCTCGCCGAGCTCGACGCGGGGTCGGTGCGCCTCGCATGCACGCCGGTCGACGTCGCAACGGTGCGTGACGCGCTCGCCGGGCGTTTCGTTGCGACCGCGGATGATGCCGGCGTCACGCTCGCGCTCGAACTCGATGACAACGCCCGTCCGCTCGGCGACGTCGACCGCGTCGTGCAGGTCGTCTCGGCGATCGTCGGCAACGCGATCGGGCACACGCCTTCGGGCGGGACCGTGCGCGTGCGCGCTGTCGCGGAAGGGGGCGCGTGGGTGGTTCGAGTCGCCGACTCCGGTCCGGGTGTACCCGTGGCCGATCGAGCGCGCATCTTCGAACGGTTCGCTCGGCTGGACTCGTCGCGGACGAGCAGCAGTGGCGGCGCCGGGTTGGGACTGTCGATCGCGTCACGCTTCGTCGAGCTCATGGGCGGGACGATCTCGGTGGGGGACAGCGATCTGGGTGGCGCGGAATTCGCGGTCACATTGCCGCTGGCGCGCTCGTGA